The Gadus macrocephalus chromosome 9, ASM3116895v1 genomic interval ACCCATCAgttaacccacacacaccacaccattgTTGTCATCACCTGGCACTGCATcatagcaccacctccaccccgagGAGCTATGAGAGGTACAGGAAGTCTAATTCCAGACCACTTCCTTCATGACATTCCTGACCTAAGCTGCTTTCCTGGCGGACTCTATACCATGCCGCGTGTGTACTGGTATCTATGAGAGCCtcaagacagacggacagacagacagacggacactgCTCACTGGAAATGATTAGCATTTCCAAAAGGAGTGAAATCTTTACCAAGTGTGATGATTCTCATATACATCCCTGCCATAGGAGCAAGAGAACAACATCTTTAAGTTCAGCATTTCACATTTTGCCTATAACCATGGTATGGAAACATACTGGAGTACATCATACACAGCGAGGGAAGGCAGGGTGCCTTACGGGTTGACAgtaatttcaaatttatttaatgTGAAGAGATGGAAAGATTTGACCTCATGAAGGCGTTTCCAAAGAACACAGTAATCCTTCAAGACTGTGTCCAGTCCATAAGCCTGAATAATCACGAGGGCATGAGGGACTCAACCAAGAACACGACAACTTCCCAGGCTTCGGGAGGCGTTGTCATTCAAGTCCTCAAGACTTTGCGATGCCAATATCCTACATTAAGATctgcagaaagacagacggCTCTTTTcaggcttttatttttatttttattggtgcaTAGAACGGTGCATAGAATTGAGGAAAGATGAATGGATCATACGAACAGAGCGACAGGAGTATACATAGAAAATTAATGATACACAGAGGGAAAAGAGCAGAAAATTTAATTGGATAGTACAAGAGATAACATACAGTGCAACACATTCTCCATTGTCCCTTCAGCACCCCAAATCTGTTTCCGCATATATTTTGCCATACCAAACCCTGACTCTCTACTGTATAAGGATGGGCAGGCCATTGTGCAACACAAAACCTAAGATTTTAACCAATCTTTAGCATTTGAAGCCAATTTAACCCAAAATAAGGCTACCACAACTTCATTTTTTCAATGGAGTTGTCAATCCAAGAGTACTCTCCCGTGTCATGCCACCAAACACACTTGGCTGCGTCAGGGCGCATTCATCCGTCTCACCCAAAACGGCACTCGGTCCAACACTAGCATGTGTAACCCATGCCTTTATTATACATTCATTATATATTCTTCTGACTTCTATTAGTGTCAAGGATTGCAGCAGTgttctactttttttttatgttgtttccAGTTATAGTCAAACAAAATATGCACATCTGAAAATGTGTCTTTTGTACTTCAAATATATTAGCCCATATCAGAAGGCTTCATCTCAAAATGGTAATTGAACAATAATAGTTGATCAATAATAGCAGGAGAGATTATTGCCAAAATAATTGATTTCCTCCCCTGCACCCATAAGAGCCAACACCAATGGACACCATCCCAATAGAACAATATCCAACTGGCAAGTGACAATCAAGGTAATAATGGATCCCTTAGGCCTCGACTCAAAAATACAAATTTGTTTCTCTAAGAATTCTGATATGAACAAGAATACACAAGATTAGAGCTAATCTACTTTGATTTTAGCAGCAAAATTAGCAGTGAAGAAAAAGGTCTTAATCTATTTTCTACTGCCAACGGCTGTCGCAGGCCCCACTCCTGCTCACCCCTCATGCACCTCGGCTCCAACAGAGTGATTATTGATTGATGTGCTGTCGGCCAGGcgcgcctcccccccccaccccagggcAGGGTTAGAGCAGGCTCTCcctcaggctgctgctgctgctgctggaggcctCCTGGGGCTGGCTGTGGGCCTGTGTGGGGGTCCACGTGTGCAGGTCCAGCAGTACCTGGTTGAGTTTGTCCATCCAGTCGCAGCGCTCTTGCTTGGTGTCTGAGGAGAACCAGCGCCTGgtgggcagagacagagacgctGGTCTGTCAGGGGGGACTCAGCCACAGTGGTAGGCCTGTGCAATTGATAGAATTTTGATCGCGAATAAAGTCTAATATAGTAGAGTTGAAACTGCGatttttttaagtatttttattttattcataaaatgttttatagaaattgcAGCTGGATACATTATTTGTAAACCCTTTTCGATTTGAAAATGTTCCATTATAAACATTTTGGGTATTCTTTTAAGGGAAAATTTCAAATTTtccagttacaaagtgtttttttggagagaaattaTGAGCAAATGCATCATGcattcaaacaaaaaaatgatGGCTTGAATAATGGGATttcaatattgatcaaaataatcgaGATTAGGATTTTTTCCCATAGTCAAGCAGCTCTACGGTACACAGTGGTCCACTTTGAACTGCCGGCAGGCTCCCGTGGGGCGTGTCTGATATGCATTATATATGAAGGGTAAGATGCCTCGAGGAAAGCCTTGAAATTGAACTCCATATTTGTTTAGGTGCAAGTCTTTAAAATTCCGGCTACATGGTGAAACATGATTAGGTTCCCGACATTTTTTCTGCTGCATAAATAATGCAGTAACACATGTAGAATAGGGCAATCTTACGTTTTATATTTAATGGCTCCATTGATCAAATCTTTGAGCCAAGCAAAAAAACAGCATCATTGCAAATcaacgcccccctcccccccaatataaaacaaaagcCTTAAAAGACGACCCCAGTATTATGATTTATGGATGCATCCAACCTCTGCCCCATTCAGCTCTGAATGTTGCAGAGCTTTTGAATAAGGAAACCCCTTCCTTTTCCCGTTAGCTGAAACCGTAATATTTATATACGGGTTACGGGTGCTTGCGGTGTGATTTGGTTAATTTAACATTTTTCCAGACACTTTTATCCTGACAGCTTGCAGTGAATCCATGTTAAACATGGATTTAGGAGCAGTGTTTAGGCATCTTGCTAAGATCTGGGTTATTTAACCATTGTAACCGGCTCTCCTGGCATGATTTAACCTGAAATTGATATTGGTATTTGTTGCACTGATTTGGCTGATGCATTTAGTGTTGGACTGCTCTTGCCACGAATGTAAACAAAACTACTTATAAATGTTTCATCAATGCGCATTATGTCAATACGaatacacatacaaagaaaTGTATCTTACTTTGCTACGGTCTCCTTGGCCTCATTCCTCAGCTGTGTTTGGAGGTTGCTGACAAGCTCAAAGGTGAAAGGTCGAGCACAGGAGTCCCTCTTCACAGGCTTCACACACAGGCTGGGCGAACTGGCCAGAGAAATGGTGCCCTCTGCTGCCTGCACACAACCAAACAGGAAACAAGAAGAGACGTTGGCGAGGTGTTGCGTATTCCCAGCCCAACAGGCCACTCATAGGCATGGGCTCCAACCCATGCACTGAGCTGGAACACTGGTACTTGTGTGTTGTGgggacaaacacaacaaaacggttGAAAAGAAAAATACTGCCAGGAAACACTGGGCGTGACTTCTGGActcataaaacacaaaaaatataaatatgtgcaTAAATTATCATAGAAAATAATGAATGCTTTTATCCGTCGTACCTTGGCCTCCTTGTCATTGGGGTGGTTCCAGTAAAACATGTGGGAGCCCTCCAGTGTGAAGAAGCGCCGGTGCCACGCCCCAAATCCATTCACCACCTCAAACATGGTCTGGGGAAACGCCCAAGGAGTACAATTATAATCAACCCATTCACTCAGGAACCAGGCAAATATACACAGCAGGTGGAAGCCCCTCACCAGGAAGCCCTGGTGCTGCACACTGGAGTGGCCCTCGCTGTCCAGGCGCAGGTAGATGTTGCCCTCCAGAGGAGACAGGAAGGGAACCTGGGAACCGAGGGAGGATGATGGCCCACGCACTATGAGTTTAGGAACCATCAGCTATCAAGCCATTGGCCAGCTGGATTACGGTGAGATTTAAGTACTCAAACATCCAAAATGTGCATGCCTTACAAGTACATTATACTCATTTTAAGATATATTCTTTAAGAGCCTGACATGGCTGTTGGGATCTCTTACTTTAAAAATACTTTAGGGACATTTTAGGAACGTTGGAGTTATGATTGTATAAATATCTAATGATTGATGTCAATGCAATGGGAAAatgaaaacacacgcacaaacacacgcacggatTTCCTGATTTAAGTCTAGAACTGGTCAGTCtctagagggaaagagaaacacGATGTGATGGGTGATGGGAGGTGAGAGGGGCCAAGGATTTGAACATGCAGAAAACCTTTTCCTGAAACTCATCTCCCAGGAGCTTCCTGATTTTCCCATCAAATTTCATCTGagtggaggaaggggaggggggagggagacatagggaggaagagagattaCATCACCAGTGACACCCAGTTAAGTGctgaaatttaaaaaaaaaaaaaaagattaagagGAGTGGGAGTGAGGCAGTGTACTCTGGCTCAGTGGCCAAGCGACGTCAACGTGGCCCAAACCCCTCACCAGTGTTGGATACCCATGCAAGTGGCACGTGCCCATGGAAATATTACCTAACACTGGCCATCTGTGCTCAATGTCATTCATAACAATGGTACATGGACAAAAACAGCCACCATTCCATTGTTTCTAAAGGCATATGGGGTACGAAGTCTATTATAACCAAACAAATTCAGATGGGCTCCTTCTCACCTTCACAATAGTGTTGTTTCAAAGTATTCTGATTTAAGCAGAAAGATGTTTAGAAAATATTGCTACCTATAATATCATTCGATCATTAAATGTAATCCAGATCATAAAAAGATTATTTACCTGCATATAACACTTGTCAAGATTTAAACCTGTCAAAGACCCTATAAGAGTTCACAACAACAAAGTGAACATTTAATGAACACAAAAAAGGAACTCTACAACCTATCAACATGTTTATCTTAAGGCTAGATATAAGTACATGGAAATGTATACTTTTAGAAGCAGTGATATCTGACCATCCCGACTGTATCCGAAAGCATGGATAAATATACAAAACTGTAAATGTATCTAAATACATGACCATCCTTTGAGGATCAGTACCAAGGAGAGCAACATACCTTATCCAGAGGGAACTTAGTCTGTCCCAGCGAGGACAGAGTGATCTTATGGGAGCCCACCAGGCAGAAGCTACTGGAGCGGCGTGTGTTCAGGGCAGGCAGTGTGGAAGCTGTACCAGAGACAGCAGATTAGAAACAATACAAACTTTATGAAACCTGATTCAGAAATGATGGACcctacatacatgcatacatagtcaaaaaaagaaaagcaactTCAAACTCATGGGTTTCTTCTGTCCCGTGTTCAGTTTGGGTTTGctacataaatacatatttgcTGTGTTTCTGAATAGttttatattcatattataATATCAACAACTGCTATCATACCAGATGGCAAGTAGAGACGAATTGATCGAGATAAATGCCACGAAAGAGGAGGCAACATACCTGTCAAACTGTTATTGGACCGATGCTAGAAAAGGAAAAGGTCAAAAGAAGTATTTGAATTTCCGATAAAATTTATATTATTTTCGATTATTTATACAATTGAACTGTCCCTGAACATTGTGAGGGTAAAACTCACAGTGATTGTACTCAGGAGCTTCCTTGGGGTGACCTGTAAGTGTAAAAGGCAGAGGGTGTAAATCAAATGTTCCTTCACTCAAGTCCTATGAAACACGTATGGAACAGTATCAGTTACCcggggtttggtggagatgcgATCCACAGTGCAGGTGCTCCCTGATGCGTGGGCCTGGAAAGGAGAAGAGGTCCATTACAAATTCAATCCAAACTGAATCAAGTCATGCGTCAGTGTTGTCTCTTTCTTTTCAGGGTCAACTACATCATTAAAAGAAGAAATCATACCAGGCTATACACTTCCACGTCAATCTCAAAGTTGGAGCGAATGTCCTTTCTGAAACGGATGGATTATAGATCAATATATTACGGACATGAGAAATAGGGGAAACGGTGAACATTTAAAAGAATAAAACACCGGAGGCTAAATCTTACAAAGTGACAGAGGTGGGGAACGAGATCGTGTCTCCGTTTTTGGCGTCGGCAGCTGTGGCCAAGGGAGTTGCCACGATGTTGCAGGGGCCGTAGCGAATCAGAATGAAGAAGTAGTGACTTGGGCGACCTTATAAagggcaacaaaaaaaaaagagcaatcACTGTTATCCAAGTGgagttatattattataaaatatatattaaattatatgatatatatacactatattATATCGTTTATATATAGCTTGCTGAGCCGTTGTGAATGCGATGATGTGTATGAAAGAATGGTATTTAGTGAATAGCTTGACAAACACCAACAATAACACTTTAACTGGACGATGGTTTCAAGGGTCCCATACCTTTGCGGTTACGAGAGGAGCAGACAAACTCCACTTTGAGAGGCAGCTGGACATTGCCGATATTGACAGTCCCTCTGCAGGGCTGCTGGGAGATGTAGTCCCCATCAGCTCCGGCCGGCTCCTCAGAGGCTGAACCCCTCTCATCCCTCAGCCTGGTCACCTCCGCCAGCAGAGCTGCACGCTTCTCACCTGGAACCAATGAGGACCAACGATTAACGAAAGGGCCATTACAATAAGTAATGCTGATTAAAAAGGTGGGGAATGTACTAGAAGTATTTGCAATCTATTTGAACTCATTACCCAACGTTGAATAATGACGCATAAAGTAACTGCATATTTATTTACTAATTCATACTAAACCACAATGCTCAAGTGAACCACTAAAACAGCATGGTCCTAGAACCCTTCCTACTCGCCCCCCATAATGAAGCTTGTACTGTATGGCAGTGCACACTGAACAGTGGTCAGGCTGTAGCCCGCTGAGCCCAGCGGCACAGTACATACAGGAGACCAGCAGGAGCTTCTCCGCCTCGGCCTCTTCCAGTGAGCCCCGGCCGTGGGTCTCATCGGTGCAGCAGCCCAGCGCCTGCAGGGTCTGGGAGATCACCGTCTGCAGTTTCCTAGCCTCCTCGGTGAGGGCCTGGAACGCCACAGgacaaaacaatacacacacaatgttcaTCATGTCATACGACGCGGATTCCATTAGGGAGGACTTTATTATCCTTTCTTACATATATCAAACATCAGAGAATAACTAATTAATTGAATTTGCGTTTGGAAGGAAGTGGGAGAGCATATTGGATTAAAACAGATTGTTGTAGTATTCACCACAATCTTTTCTTTAGTGCTGATAGAAGGCGGAGGGCGGGATTTCTCTGGGGCCCTCCTCTGAACTGCAGGAGTCACACTTTGAATGGCAGGCAGCTTGCTCTGCCTTTGAGTGCGGTAGGCATCAATGCTGTCAATGGATAGACACAAGCAAATTCACACCAGCCACAGAAATACTACAGAATCAAGAGACCCATGATACAATTTAAACACAGTTTCCAGCAGAATGAACTATCTTTTTACTTACACTCCCCGTTCAAAACAGTTTGTGGGGTGACCAATTCTATACTGTAAACGGCATGAAGTTATCAGAGAAATGTCAAATGCACTGTAGCATAGATACAGCAACAAGGGATTGAGCTGGTACCTGTATAAGGGAGCAGACTCCGCTGCAGGGGCTGTGAATGGCTCTTCTTCTGGAGTCAGGAGCAGAGACGGGGGAGTGGACACTGCCAGACGCTGCTTGTTGGAGTGTCAAACGTGCAGACGTTAATACAATACAGAAAAGTATTCAAATACTATTCAGACCGTCAAAAACTAAATTAAAAGAAAAGTCACAAATGTTTCTTGGTTGACCTTCGGTTAAGGTTCTGCCTCGGCTCTCGACAACTGGAAGCCGACCAAACTGATTCATGAGATATAGCCCTAGATAACCGCCTAGTATCTAAACAGCCTGACTGAAGGATTCTGTACTTGTTGTGATGTGTTTGAGAGGGATGGGTGCGGTACCTACCAGAGGAGTGACCACAGCCTCTACTGACTTGCTGAGGGGAGACAGGATGCCACTGGGAGGGAAGGTCAGCAACTCGTCCTCACTGGTCTCCAGCGCCtcgttctctccccctctctccaagCACTTCTTCTCgggctgctccccctcctcttcctcactcctctccttctcGGACTCGGTGTCCATCTTGCTCTTGTCCCCACTGTAGTTCCCGATGCCGCTGTCGCGGTCTTCTGCGTCCTCGTTGTCCCGCCGCTCTTCCTCCATGCGTCCGGCGTACTCCAGCACCTCCTCGAACATCTGGTCAATCATCTCCGCCGTGTTGGTCTCGTcatgggagctcagctctccTGTGGACAGACACAAAGCAGTAGCTGCATTACTCAATGTACTGGCAATCGTGCACACCTCTCCCCTAAAAAGGACCACTATTTCTCATCAAGCTCTGGTGATCTTTTCTTTCCTGCCCGTTACCGAGTATCCACCGCAGCCCACCGAAGTGCTCACCCCCCGTGGATTTCCAAGCCAATGTATACATCTCACCTGAAAAGCTACTCTCGGCTTGGGACTCACAGGAAGTGTTTGCCTCCGATAGGAGTGAATCATTGATAAGCTCAGGCTCCATGATGAAGGTGACTTTCTTCTGAATGCCTCTCCCGCCTGTCGGCGGGGCCTCCTCTGCCTCCGTCTGGGTGTCGTCATTTGGCCCGTCTGGAGCACAGGGTCCTCCGTCAGCGGGCGCTGGCTCCAGTCCTTCCATCTCTTCTACTGGGTCCTCTGACGCAGGCTGAGCTGCTTTGTCTGGGTGGGAGTGCGTGGGATCACACCGGTTCATTGGAGCCATGTCGTCCACTGCTCCAGGGTTGGGCGCAGGGTCGTTGCCCGTCATAGCTCGATGTTCCCTCGCTCTGCCACACGGCTCCGTTTGCTCCAGAATGCTCGGTTCTGCTGGTCCCTTAAATTCCACGTAGGTTTCTTCTAATTTCCCCGTGTCCGTTTGAGCCAACGTGTCTACGGTCGGCATTGGATCCGTATTACAGGCTTCTCGGTCTCCATCGAAATGATCAACATTAGAATGCCTGATGGCCTTTTCAGTTGCAAGGGATTCAACCAAAGGGCTGACTTCTGACTCTATGCGTTCATCCATTATGATGGCTTCCTCAGGTTCCAGACTTTCAGAACCCCTCGAAACCAATGCCATCGTCTGGCCATCGTCTCTGTCCTGGACGTCTGGCTGTGCACCTTGACCCCCGCTtttctcctgctcctcacctGCAGGCCAGGATTCCCCCTCAGGTTCTCCCAAGGCTTCTACGGtggcctccctctccccatcgtCCCCGCCCTGAGGGTAATGCCACAGCCGCTGTTCTTCGTCCGTGGAAGGCTCCATGTCCTCTTCGCCatgggaggagccacggcgctCTTCCTTTCCCTCCAACAACAGAGCCTCGGACGCTCCCTCTTCGATCGGTACAGGTGACTCGCGGGTCTGCCCGCTCATCTCCTTGGCAGGGGGCGACTCTAAAACACTCTGATCTTCATCAATGAATAGCTCACAGGGCTGAACAGGAGACCCTATGACCTTCTCCTCCCTCACGGAACCatcttcttccttctctttgTCGTCTCTTTCGACTTTAGGGGAGTCTGGCTCCCTACACATGTTCTTCTCTTCATATTCACTGCAGTTCTCAATCTCTACACAAGTGGCAGCAGTCAGAGTGTCACATGGTTCCTTTTCACCTGTGGAGTGGTAAAAATGAACACATCTCTGCACTAACAAGCCGCTGTATGTATTCGTATTTATAGACATTTACCAATGAGGGCTGGAACGATTCCcgtcaaaaaagaaaaaagaacgtTTGATTAAAGCACATTTTGAAGTCGTAGCCATATATCTATTAGTAACAGTGATAATTAATATTAGCAGGACAGTTATACAAGTGAGTGATGATTGGTCAGTAAAGAACAAAGTTAGAGACAGCAGTAAAGTTGGTAGGGATTCAGTGAGCTGACCGAGTGAGAGGTTGTTCGACCCAGCGTCATTCAAGCCTAGGTACATTGGTATTACACCTGGACAAATGCCATTGCAGAGATAACATTTTATAATTCAATGACCATTGCCGACATGCATTACTTATAGCCTACTACTTCAAACATGTTG includes:
- the anln2 gene encoding anillin, actin binding protein 2 isoform X12 → MEPSGSGSQLKRPRAPLSDSEDNVFSSSERNDGQKRQRLDRAGQENLSPKTSSGRSTEQALKPDTPAINSVRSRVQQLTQRREGGPVLAQRCLSDPGADNLSIILHNKGFTEHLLGEDEFHQRMERFKAPIFQPSPSLVPSSPRTCSNLVSGIQQKLQDSLTPSSKQAVFIRQEREKELRLINAQPISENAWLKRSSSDPTISEGVNSADGSFTETLAPKSEKPEEKTTGELSSHDETNTAEMIDQMFEEVLEYAGRMEEERRDNEDAEDRDSGIGNYSGDKSKMDTESEKERSEEEEGEQPEKKCLERGGENEALETSEDELLTFPPSGILSPLSKSVEAVVTPLQRLAVSTPPSLLLTPEEEPFTAPAAESAPLYSIDAYRTQRQSKLPAIQSVTPAVQRRAPEKSRPPPSISTKEKIVALTEEARKLQTVISQTLQALGCCTDETHGRGSLEEAEAEKLLLVSCEKRAALLAEVTRLRDERGSASEEPAGADGDYISQQPCRGTVNIGNVQLPLKVEFVCSSRNRKGRPSHYFFILIRYGPCNIVATPLATAADAKNGDTISFPTSVTLKDIRSNFEIDVEVYSLAHASGSTCTVDRISTKPRVTPRKLLSTITHRSNNSLTASTLPALNTRRSSSFCLVGSHKITLSSLGQTKFPLDKMKFDGKIRKLLGDEFQEKVPFLSPLEGNIYLRLDSEGHSSVQHQGFLTMFEVVNGFGAWHRRFFTLEGSHMFYWNHPNDKEAKAAEGTISLASSPSLCVKPVKRDSCARPFTFELVSNLQTQLRNEAKETVAKRWFSSDTKQERCDWMDKLNQVLLDLHTWTPTQAHSQPQEASSSSSSSLRESLL
- the anln2 gene encoding anillin, actin binding protein 2 isoform X11, producing the protein MEPSGSGSQLKRPRAPLSDSEDNVFSSSERNDGQKRQRLDRAGQENLSPKTSSGRSTEQALKPDTPAINSVRSRVQQLTQRREGGPVLAQRCLSDPGADNLSIILHNKGFTEHLLGEDEFHQRMERFKAPIFQPSPSLVPSSPRTCSNLVSGIQQKLQDSLTPSSKQAVFIRQEREKELRLINAQPISENAWLKRSSSDPTISEQGVNSADGSFTETLAPKSEKPEEKTTGELSSHDETNTAEMIDQMFEEVLEYAGRMEEERRDNEDAEDRDSGIGNYSGDKSKMDTESEKERSEEEEGEQPEKKCLERGGENEALETSEDELLTFPPSGILSPLSKSVEAVVTPLQRLAVSTPPSLLLTPEEEPFTAPAAESAPLYSIDAYRTQRQSKLPAIQSVTPAVQRRAPEKSRPPPSISTKEKIVALTEEARKLQTVISQTLQALGCCTDETHGRGSLEEAEAEKLLLVSCEKRAALLAEVTRLRDERGSASEEPAGADGDYISQQPCRGTVNIGNVQLPLKVEFVCSSRNRKGRPSHYFFILIRYGPCNIVATPLATAADAKNGDTISFPTSVTLKDIRSNFEIDVEVYSLAHASGSTCTVDRISTKPRVTPRKLLSTITHRSNNSLTASTLPALNTRRSSSFCLVGSHKITLSSLGQTKFPLDKMKFDGKIRKLLGDEFQEKVPFLSPLEGNIYLRLDSEGHSSVQHQGFLTMFEVVNGFGAWHRRFFTLEGSHMFYWNHPNDKEAKAAEGTISLASSPSLCVKPVKRDSCARPFTFELVSNLQTQLRNEAKETVAKRWFSSDTKQERCDWMDKLNQVLLDLHTWTPTQAHSQPQEASSSSSSSLRESLL
- the anln2 gene encoding anillin, actin binding protein 2 isoform X9, which encodes MEPSGSGSQLKRPRAPLSDSEDNVFSSSERNDGQKRQRLDRAGQENLSPKTSSGRSTEQALKPDTPAINSVRSRVQQLTQRREGGPVLAQRCLSDPGADNLSIILHNKGFTEHLLGEDEFHQRMERFKAPIFQPSPSLVPSSPRTCSNLVSGIQQKLQDSLTPSSKQAVFIRQEREKELRLINAQPISENAWLKRSSSDPTISEKGRVTPGPSPSTWTPHGYRRKVHWPPVHPWDGVNSADGSFTETLAPKSEKPEEKTTGELSSHDETNTAEMIDQMFEEVLEYAGRMEEERRDNEDAEDRDSGIGNYSGDKSKMDTESEKERSEEEEGEQPEKKCLERGGENEALETSEDELLTFPPSGILSPLSKSVEAVVTPLQRLAVSTPPSLLLTPEEEPFTAPAAESAPLYSIDAYRTQRQSKLPAIQSVTPAVQRRAPEKSRPPPSISTKEKIVALTEEARKLQTVISQTLQALGCCTDETHGRGSLEEAEAEKLLLVSCEKRAALLAEVTRLRDERGSASEEPAGADGDYISQQPCRGTVNIGNVQLPLKVEFVCSSRNRKGRPSHYFFILIRYGPCNIVATPLATAADAKNGDTISFPTSVTLKDIRSNFEIDVEVYSLAHASGSTCTVDRISTKPRVTPRKLLSTITHRSNNSLTASTLPALNTRRSSSFCLVGSHKITLSSLGQTKFPLDKMKFDGKIRKLLGDEFQEKVPFLSPLEGNIYLRLDSEGHSSVQHQGFLTMFEVVNGFGAWHRRFFTLEGSHMFYWNHPNDKEAKAAEGTISLASSPSLCVKPVKRDSCARPFTFELVSNLQTQLRNEAKETVAKRWFSSDTKQERCDWMDKLNQVLLDLHTWTPTQAHSQPQEASSSSSSSLRESLL
- the anln2 gene encoding anillin, actin binding protein 2 isoform X3 — its product is MEPSGSGSQLKRPRAPLSDSEDNVFSSSERNDGQKRQRLDRAGQENLSPKTSSGRSTEQALKPDTPAINSVRSRVQQLTQRREGGPVLAQRCLSDPGADNLSIILHNKGFTEHLLGEDEFHQRMERFKAPIFQPSPSLVPSSPRTCSNLVSGIQQKLQDSLTPSSKQAVFIRQEREKELRLINAQPISENAWLKRSSSDPTISEKGRVTPGPSPSTWTPHGYRRKVHWPPVHPWDGVNSADGSFTETLAPKSEKPEEKTTGEKEPCDTLTAATCVEIENCSEYEEKNMCREPDSPKVERDDKEKEEDGSVREEKVIGSPVQPCELFIDEDQSVLESPPAKEMSGQTRESPVPIEEGASEALLLEGKEERRGSSHGEEDMEPSTDEEQRLWHYPQGGDDGEREATVEALGEPEGESWPAGEEQEKSGGQGAQPDVQDRDDGQTMALVSRGSESLEPEEAIIMDERIESEVSPLVESLATEKAIRHSNVDHFDGDREACNTDPMPTVDTLAQTDTGKLEETYVEFKGPAEPSILEQTEPCGRAREHRAMTGNDPAPNPGAVDDMAPMNRCDPTHSHPDKAAQPASEDPVEEMEGLEPAPADGGPCAPDGPNDDTQTEAEEAPPTGGRGIQKKVTFIMEPELINDSLLSEANTSCESQAESSFSGELSSHDETNTAEMIDQMFEEVLEYAGRMEEERRDNEDAEDRDSGIGNYSGDKSKMDTESEKERSEEEEGEQPEKKCLERGGENEALETSEDELLTFPPSGILSPLSKSVEAVVTPLQRLAVSTPPSLLLTPEEEPFTAPAAESAPLYSIDAYRTQRQSKLPAIQSVTPAVQRRAPEKSRPPPSISTKEKIVALTEEARKLQTVISQTLQALGCCTDETHGRGSLEEAEAEKLLLVSCEKRAALLAEVTRLRDERGSASEEPAGADGDYISQQPCRGTVNIGNVQLPLKVEFVCSSRNRKGRPSHYFFILIRYGPCNIVATPLATAADAKNGDTISFPTSVTLKDIRSNFEIDVEVYSLAHASGSTCTVDRISTKPRVTPRKLLSTITHRSNNSLTASTLPALNTRRSSSFCLVGSHKITLSSLGQTKFPLDKMKFDGKIRKLLGDEFQEKVPFLSPLEGNIYLRLDSEGHSSVQHQGFLTMFEVVNGFGAWHRRFFTLEGSHMFYWNHPNDKEAKAAEGTISLASSPSLCVKPVKRDSCARPFTFELVSNLQTQLRNEAKETVAKRWFSSDTKQERCDWMDKLNQVLLDLHTWTPTQAHSQPQEASSSSSSSLRESLL